A region from the Paraurantiacibacter namhicola genome encodes:
- a CDS encoding phenylacetate--CoA ligase family protein, producing MTYPTYFEALDHRQMLSDYPVGQAFLDRYRSMSRDELFALQDAQFRRLMERGWRVPFYQRLWGAKGIEPGDIAGLQDIGKLPVYDKSDLMASIAEHPPYGDFHGMGDPATRPPTVFHTTSGTTGKPQVLMFGPKGREVGNLLVGRMYRWMGLEAQDVVHSVYGHGMINGGHYIREAVTKFTNCVFLSAGTGIETRSVNQVRLMADFGVTAIVGFVDYIRKLAGTAEELGLFDQIDIRMIIGHLGTEDRAATEAAWHGAKAYDWYGVGDTGSIAGEGPERDGMYVWEDAQYLELLDIDDGSPVAHGETGDMVVTCLYKDDIAPCIRFNTHDITHELDGRGEIAFKRIAGFRGRSDNMVKLRGINVFPHAIGSLIENRSDLTGEYVCHLRRDASGRDAMRVTLESRGGTDAAALADTLKQGLGVEVDVELAEPGGTAAATQIDTRQKPLRLIDERNG from the coding sequence ATGACCTATCCGACCTATTTCGAGGCCCTGGACCACCGGCAGATGCTGTCCGATTACCCGGTCGGCCAGGCCTTCCTCGACCGCTATCGCAGCATGAGCCGGGACGAGCTGTTCGCCCTGCAGGATGCCCAGTTCCGCCGCCTGATGGAGCGCGGCTGGCGGGTGCCCTTCTACCAGCGCCTGTGGGGCGCGAAGGGCATAGAGCCGGGCGACATCGCGGGCCTGCAGGACATCGGCAAGCTGCCGGTTTACGACAAGAGCGACCTGATGGCCTCCATAGCCGAGCATCCGCCCTATGGCGACTTCCACGGCATGGGCGATCCGGCCACGCGCCCGCCTACCGTGTTCCACACCACCAGCGGCACCACCGGCAAGCCGCAGGTGCTGATGTTCGGCCCCAAGGGGCGCGAGGTCGGCAATCTGCTGGTCGGCCGCATGTATCGCTGGATGGGGCTGGAGGCGCAGGACGTGGTCCATTCCGTCTACGGTCACGGCATGATCAATGGCGGGCATTACATCCGCGAAGCGGTGACCAAGTTCACCAATTGTGTGTTCCTGTCCGCCGGAACGGGGATCGAGACGCGCAGCGTCAACCAGGTGCGGCTGATGGCCGATTTCGGCGTCACCGCCATCGTCGGCTTCGTGGATTACATCCGCAAGCTGGCCGGCACGGCGGAGGAGCTGGGCCTGTTCGACCAGATCGATATCCGCATGATCATTGGCCATCTTGGTACGGAGGACCGCGCGGCGACGGAGGCCGCATGGCACGGCGCAAAGGCCTATGACTGGTACGGCGTGGGCGACACCGGCTCTATCGCGGGCGAGGGGCCGGAGCGCGATGGCATGTATGTGTGGGAAGACGCGCAATATCTGGAATTGCTGGATATCGACGACGGCAGCCCGGTGGCGCATGGCGAGACGGGCGACATGGTGGTCACCTGCCTTTACAAGGACGACATCGCCCCCTGCATCCGCTTCAACACGCATGACATTACGCACGAGCTGGATGGCCGGGGCGAGATCGCCTTCAAACGCATCGCGGGCTTCCGCGGACGCAGCGACAACATGGTGAAGCTGCGCGGTATCAACGTCTTCCCCCATGCCATCGGCTCGCTGATCGAGAACCGCAGCGATTTGACGGGCGAGTATGTCTGCCACCTGCGCCGCGATGCGAGTGGCCGCGATGCCATGCGCGTGACACTAGAAAGCCGCGGGGGCACGGATGCAGCGGCGCTGGCGGACACGCTGAAACAGGGGCTGGGCGTGGAAGTGGACGTGGAACTGGCCGAGCCCGGCGGCACGGCAGCCGCCACGCAGATCGACACGCGGCAAAAACCTCTCCGGCTGATTGACGAACGCAATGGCTGA
- a CDS encoding MmgE/PrpD family protein codes for MSGTEDLIAFAGADHVLPDDVRAAAVRLLGDTLAIGAAGVGAPGEPAITSVARSFGAGADARLIGCGERLPAASAAFVNGYRIHCLEWDAVHEPAVVHAMSVVTAALGAAIDRRGGCDANHALVALAIGVDVASGLGLCVDSAMRFFRPAITGVMGAAVAVARLDGAPLRDALGLAYSSAAGTMQAHVEGSETLPFQIANAARAAVTASDLAKAGFAGPQHALEGPFGYFELFEDGALDRYTSGLGRNWCIAEVSTKPFPSGRASHAALGKLQELALDPQDVSAVELAAPPLIRRLVDRAYAPDMTPAWARLCMPYLTALMLVDGRIDPRRFTPDHIADPQLAELAGRVQMVADGNQDPNALFPQRLTITDGAGQASEYAVDATLGSPANPLSEDQRSAKLALARELAPADADLRIFTDPLAYFTEIP; via the coding sequence ATGAGCGGGACCGAAGACCTCATCGCCTTTGCCGGCGCAGACCATGTGCTGCCCGATGACGTGCGCGCGGCTGCTGTGCGCCTGCTGGGCGACACGCTGGCCATCGGCGCCGCCGGCGTTGGCGCGCCGGGCGAACCCGCCATTACCTCCGTCGCGCGTAGCTTTGGCGCGGGCGCGGACGCGCGGCTGATCGGCTGCGGAGAGCGGCTGCCGGCAGCCTCCGCCGCGTTCGTCAACGGATACCGCATCCACTGCCTGGAATGGGACGCGGTGCACGAGCCCGCCGTGGTTCATGCGATGAGCGTGGTGACCGCAGCGCTTGGCGCGGCGATAGACCGGCGCGGCGGATGCGATGCGAACCACGCGCTGGTGGCGCTCGCCATCGGCGTCGATGTGGCCTCCGGACTTGGCCTCTGCGTGGATAGCGCAATGCGTTTCTTCCGCCCGGCCATCACCGGCGTGATGGGTGCGGCGGTTGCCGTCGCGCGGCTCGACGGTGCGCCGCTGCGCGATGCGCTCGGCCTCGCCTATTCCTCCGCTGCGGGGACCATGCAGGCGCATGTCGAAGGCAGCGAGACGCTACCCTTCCAGATCGCCAATGCCGCGCGCGCCGCCGTCACGGCCAGCGACCTTGCAAAGGCAGGCTTCGCCGGTCCGCAGCACGCGCTGGAGGGGCCCTTCGGCTATTTCGAGCTGTTCGAAGATGGCGCGCTGGATCGCTACACATCCGGGCTTGGCCGCAATTGGTGCATTGCGGAGGTCAGCACCAAGCCTTTCCCAAGCGGCCGGGCAAGCCATGCGGCGCTGGGCAAGCTGCAGGAACTGGCGCTCGATCCGCAGGATGTGTCGGCAGTCGAACTGGCCGCCCCGCCGCTGATCCGGCGGCTGGTGGACCGGGCCTATGCGCCCGACATGACGCCGGCCTGGGCGCGGCTGTGCATGCCTTATCTCACTGCCCTGATGCTGGTGGACGGACGGATCGATCCGCGCCGCTTCACGCCCGATCACATCGCGGACCCGCAACTGGCAGAGCTGGCTGGCCGGGTGCAAATGGTGGCGGATGGCAATCAGGATCCCAATGCCCTCTTCCCCCAGCGCCTGACGATCACCGATGGCGCCGGACAGGCGAGCGAATACGCCGTCGATGCAACGCTCGGCAGTCCGGCAAACCCGCTGTCCGAAGACCAGCGCTCCGCCAAGCTCGCCCTCGCGCGCGAACTCGCGCCTGCCGATGCCGACCTGCGCATCTTCACCGACCCGCTCGCCTATTTCACGGAAATCCCATGA
- a CDS encoding MmgE/PrpD family protein, which translates to MTAGLLRDLADRLARPVGESERKRARLHLLDWLACVASARNMPAGTLARAVSGHAWEQSAYLGNPLEMDDVHRTALLHPGPVVWPAAMGVPGAALVTRLDAAVRGYEAMIAVGMALDEHHYAHWHATTTAGVFGAAAAAASLLGLSAQQTADALANAGSVSGGLWHMRHGDNATKQWHIFHALRTGRDAALHAAHGVTGPHGLLEGPQGLFAAMTRTPGALGGGADGWLIHQVSFKPFAACRHAHPAIDAALQLRAGDTLQAPFTVETYADALAFCDRPDPASEQEAKFSLQHAVAVVADGRDARPEDFTPDAIEALRELRAQVSVTEDAEFTAHYPAHFGARVNGHAVADTLGDPERPVGPQEIGGKMAMLAEWGGLDTAEADRAQALALEGDDAAALDTMLAEWLA; encoded by the coding sequence ATGACGGCGGGCCTGCTTCGTGATCTGGCCGACAGGCTAGCGCGCCCGGTTGGCGAAAGCGAGCGAAAGCGTGCGCGGCTGCACCTGCTGGATTGGCTGGCCTGCGTTGCAAGCGCGCGAAACATGCCCGCTGGCACGCTGGCGCGCGCAGTGTCTGGCCACGCGTGGGAGCAGTCCGCTTATCTCGGCAATCCGCTGGAAATGGACGATGTGCACCGCACGGCCCTGCTGCATCCCGGCCCAGTGGTGTGGCCTGCGGCGATGGGCGTTCCCGGGGCCGCACTGGTGACCCGCCTAGATGCGGCGGTGCGCGGGTATGAGGCGATGATTGCCGTGGGCATGGCGCTTGACGAGCATCACTACGCGCATTGGCATGCCACCACGACCGCGGGCGTGTTCGGCGCGGCGGCGGCCGCGGCATCGCTGCTGGGCCTCTCCGCGCAGCAGACGGCGGATGCACTGGCGAATGCCGGATCGGTCAGCGGCGGACTCTGGCACATGCGGCATGGCGATAATGCGACCAAGCAATGGCATATCTTCCATGCGCTGCGCACCGGGCGCGATGCGGCGCTGCATGCAGCGCATGGCGTGACGGGGCCGCATGGCTTGCTGGAAGGTCCGCAAGGTTTGTTTGCGGCCATGACGCGGACGCCGGGCGCACTGGGCGGAGGCGCCGACGGCTGGCTGATCCACCAGGTCAGCTTCAAGCCCTTCGCCGCCTGCCGCCATGCTCACCCGGCCATCGATGCGGCGCTGCAATTGCGCGCGGGCGACACTTTGCAGGCGCCCTTCACGGTCGAGACCTATGCCGATGCGCTGGCCTTCTGCGACAGGCCAGACCCCGCAAGCGAGCAGGAGGCGAAGTTTTCCCTGCAGCATGCCGTCGCCGTGGTTGCCGATGGCCGCGACGCGCGCCCCGAAGACTTTACGCCGGATGCCATCGAGGCGCTGCGCGAACTGCGCGCGCAGGTGAGCGTGACGGAGGATGCGGAATTCACCGCGCACTATCCGGCGCATTTCGGCGCGCGGGTGAACGGCCATGCGGTGGCGGATACGCTGGGCGATCCCGAGCGTCCTGTCGGCCCGCAAGAGATCGGCGGCAAGATGGCGATGCTGGCCGAATGGGGCGGGCTGGATACGGCCGAGGCGGACCGCGCGCAGGCACTGGCGCTGGAAGGCGATGACGCCGCCGCGCTGGACACGATGCTGGCGGAGTGGTTGGCATGA
- a CDS encoding GntR family transcriptional regulator has translation MADAAAKPAKGSLPRYLQLAGDLREDILAGRFSDGTQFPTETALCERYEVSRFTVREALKRLQAEGLIARKRGSGTIVQPASARGGALHQPLSNIGELLQYSRDSAVAYAPHAKGKLPREIAVQIAERTDGTWRSFRGVRRHASDALPIAVTDAYFHESLGDAIDRLDLDKGTLFSQIEQLAGVGIGRVTQDIQAVAADAETAAALEMEKGDPVLRILRCYLDPAGKLYEISVSHHPGDRFAYAMHIDLDS, from the coding sequence TTGGCAGATGCCGCAGCGAAACCGGCGAAAGGCAGCCTGCCGCGTTACCTGCAGCTGGCGGGCGATCTTCGGGAGGACATCCTTGCCGGCCGCTTTTCCGATGGCACGCAATTCCCGACCGAAACCGCCCTTTGCGAACGCTATGAAGTCAGCCGCTTCACGGTGCGCGAGGCGCTCAAACGTCTGCAGGCCGAAGGGCTTATCGCCCGCAAACGCGGCAGCGGCACCATCGTCCAGCCCGCCAGCGCGCGCGGCGGAGCGCTGCATCAGCCGCTGTCCAATATCGGCGAGCTGCTGCAATATTCGCGTGACAGCGCGGTGGCTTATGCGCCGCATGCCAAGGGCAAGCTGCCGCGCGAGATCGCGGTGCAGATTGCGGAGCGCACGGACGGCACCTGGCGCAGTTTTCGCGGGGTTCGCCGCCATGCGTCCGATGCGCTGCCCATCGCCGTGACGGACGCCTATTTCCATGAAAGCCTGGGCGATGCGATCGACCGGCTGGACCTCGACAAGGGCACCCTGTTCAGCCAGATCGAGCAGCTGGCGGGCGTCGGCATCGGGCGCGTTACGCAGGATATTCAGGCCGTGGCCGCCGATGCGGAAACCGCCGCCGCGCTGGAGATGGAGAAGGGCGATCCGGTCCTGCGGATCCTGCGCTGCTATCTCGATCCTGCGGGCAAGCTGTACGAAATCTCGGTCAGCCACCACCCCGGCGACCGGTTTGCATACGCCATGCATATCGATCTCGACAGCTAG